A window of Xenopus laevis strain J_2021 chromosome 1L, Xenopus_laevis_v10.1, whole genome shotgun sequence genomic DNA:
ccattatccagaaaagctcaggtcccgagcattctgaataacaggtcccatacctgtatgttgcCTTAATAAAGTTAGGATAATACAAATACGTAAACTAAGAAGATGGGAAAACTCACCTGATCAGGTCAGGTAAAAAATTACAAACTCGCAAAATTTTGCTTCCAAGCTGGAAGTTAGCAATAATAAACCTACAATGCTCTTTGTAATTTACTATTGTGTGTGTGCTATTGCATGCCCAGAACCTGatttgtacagatgaagccacttggatttgtgagttaaatgcgtcatgactcagagttaattgaagaaactgtgttatctaaagttatcttaactcatttaatgcatttaaccttttcattagcataccaaagcaccattgttcacaatggtgaatgctttaattagatgggatgttgtgacacagttttctgtgttaaatgagataaatgggatatctgtgtttagttattctgtgtcaaacagacaaaccaaagtggctgcatctgtataaccTTAGCACAATGTAATCTAGCCAACAACATAGAATTAAAAAGGAATCGGAAAGGAAGAATGATGTTTGGGTATTTGCTTCTGATCAGGGTGTTATCTGTGTGGTGTCTGTATGTTATCCCTGTGTTTTTTGGTAGAGAGAATACTTACAATGCAAGGGTGCCAGTTCCCTTTAGAGTAATATTCATGACACAAGAGACTATATAGAAAAAGTAGCTTTTATTTTCACCCAGCAGCAGCATAGGCAAAATAAACACAGTTTTGTTAAGTGAAACTTTAGACAAACAGCTTTCTATGGCAGGGTAACCATGCTATTATAAAGGTTCACAAACGTTGATCCTTCTCTCTATCCGTTTAGGTTTTTAGAAGAGCACACACTAACAGATCCCTGTGTATCCCAAATTCTCTCTGAGTGAAGCTAACCAGCTTCCTGATTGAAGAGCTGATTCCAATCAGACTCAACTGGTCAGCCTTTACCTATTCATTATGTTACAACAAGGATGAATAGTGTGCTGGAAATTGATTATAGATGTACATGCACTAAATGCCAGCAGCTAATGCCATGTTTGTGTTatatcagtgcatttatatagacatttGGGCAGTGCCTTAAGGCTTAGATGCTCTAAAGACACAAATGTGATATTTTCAGTAAATAATTTGCCTCCTGAGACTCTGGATTGGTTTAACCTCTAAAACTTTCTTAACTGTCATAACAGtaaattaaaatggaaaatcCAGCATTTTTTTACTAAAGCAGTGAGCCAATGAAGCATAAAGTTAAATTATCATCAACAAACAACTGTAAAGTAGAAAAGTGgggagaaattatatttttatatttttgaaaaagttttaacttttataaataataagagtaataataataaatatgtgtatttagTTTGTTTTAAGGAAAACTGCACAACCAaccagtggttttagaggttcttgaaaccatgactaaactcacaaactataaaactacaaatctcACGATATTAATTTAAAGTTCAGAATGAAAAAAGTAGGAAAATTACACTGAAAGAggctctaaaaatacaaatacatcttaaatctctaaaaatgtgtttttgtacaattcctagtgaaaaagtccaaaatctaggggttatttatctcattatttgtattaaaaaattccGACCAACTCCAAATTGCCGATTGGACcatatttatcatagaaaaagcttGCTAAAATTGGTTCGGTTTTTTTGAACGCCcacaacttcgaaattctaataaaaaacaccaaccaaaatgtatttaaaaaaatcaaagttttttttttttgcaagtgaataggctgtattcgatcgttcaaatcgaagtgaGATCATATTCGataaaattagatttgaagtattttatagAGAATAAACATTGacttttcaaagtctaccaattgactccaaataggttctaggaggtcccccataggctaaaacagcaattcggcaggttttagatggtgaatggtcgaagttgaatttattgagagacagtacatgaaaaattttgatattcgaattttctaatttctttcaaattcgaatcgaatttggactattccctagtcgaagtagacaaaaatagcttgaaatttgaatttttttacttcaaattttcaattggacccttgataaatctgcccctaacagtgcTTATTACTTTTTGTGTAGGTTGTACTGCCTTTTCTATGAAGAATAACTGTAGCATAGTAAAAAAGAGCTAAAAACTGTTTAATTGTAATGTAAATTagccttcccattgacttcaatgcctttggCTTAATTTGTAGTTCTGCAAGTTTTTCCATGAGGCAAAAACCACCTGTTTATACCAATGGATGCTCAACAGATACACTTATACAGTAAAATCTGCAACAATCATCCCATGTGTCTGAAGCAATTGCATATGTAACCTTAACACTCAAATTCTCGAATATTAATCTGCACCAATGTTAAATGAATGAAAGTAATTTGATTAGGGTTTGATTTAGATTAGTTCATATGGCATCTTTTTCTTACTGTGTCTTTGGTTATCAtggcaattataaaaaaaaatattaaaaagtcgGGGAGGCTCTGTTGCCTTAGTGAAGGGGCCGCAGTAGTGAATACGGTATCAGGCTTACATTTTATCTCCCTGAACCAAGGACTACTGTATGGGATTCAGGCCCTTGAAGGTAGAAATCCGGAGGAAGTATTTACTGCCTAACTACTCTCCACAGTGCTGCATCAGTGTTGTGCTATGTCTTTGCTCCTCCAAGTTTATGTGCTGCTCTATGTCTGTGGATTTGTGAGTATAACCCTGTGAGTCAattgtcttggacaataaaaCTTGTTCTGTTATTGTACCTTTGTGGATTTGTGAGTATAACCCTGTAAATCAattgtcttggacaataaaaATTGTTCTGTTATTGTTGCAAAGAACTCCTGGTgcccatttctttatttgttgttgAATGAACTGGAAGTGGAGGTGGgatgttgtagttgcactataaTGCTTCATGATTTACTTCCATATAGCAAAGACCCAGTCCAATGTACCCCATGCTCTGAACCTTTCAAGCTGGACAAAGTTGTGTTAcagccaaaaaggggttacatttACATGGCATAACTTCCAGTGCAAATTTTATTGTGATACCACTTGCCACTGACATTTGGTACATTGTATATGTATAATGTTATACCATAAAGCATCCTACCTAGTTCTCCTAATTAGAACTCCAGACCACATAGTTGTTAACAGTGCTCTCCCTGCTAAACCACTGGtcacataatatttatttatttttgctaaccTTTACCTTTAAATATACCACTCCCTCTGTATTCATCTGTTACCTTGTTAAACTAACTGCATAGAATCATATAATAAGGAGTGTTTATAAGACAAACCCTTGTTGCTGCCAGTGTGTGGTCATTAAGCTACATGCTGGATCTTGCCTGTTTCTGTATCATTAATTCTGGGTTGCcttttttgtttctccttttttgtGACCCCTGTTTTTTCCATTGGATTAAATGGTTTTAACCTTTGGCCTACACTTAGGAATTTGTCTGCTAGGTAAATCAGATTGCAGCTATTCCTAATATGAGGCTTTTCTTCCACTTTTCAGTAATTAATTCTTCCTTTTGATAAGTATTAGCATTTGTACATAAGTTTATCTTTTCCTTACAATATATCTCAGCATAATTATAGCGatatagctatttttttttctttgtagatacagtatatctctACCATCATTATATAACTATTCACAGAAACTCAAGAAATTGGCTCTCCAAAACACTAGTATTCACAGAGACTGCGACAACATGTAGGTATTAAAAACAGACTTCAGACACCATATTTCTTCCGATGGCTTGTATGGAGGAATTCCTTAGAACACAAAGGAGTGAAACATCAAACACGTACATATCTGTCATTGGTATTATTAtgtcagtaataataaaaatataattattacaatAAAGTTCATAATTTCAAAGACCTAATAGTAAACATGAGCTTTGATTTTATAACTCTCTCAGATTCTCTATATTTTTACCCATGTACTTGAGTATGATTAACATTAAGTCACACAAAGTGCCTCACACTTGTACTTTTACAGTTGCACTATTCCATACTACTGTTGTTCAATCAGTGTTCTCCAAACAACGTTCCATTTGCTATAGCATCACTGTCACTGTCAgagatatacatactgtacatactaacTGTCTATGTTTATGtcgtttgcttcttttttttggaTAGACAGATGCTTCCTGTCTCTTGGCACAGATTGGCACTAACACTATTTGGGTTTCTGAAATGCTGCTCTAGCGGTTGCTAACACTGTGTCTCTTACAGCACAGTAATATTTGGCAGCATCTCTGGGCTCGACTTTGCTTTTCTCAAGGCTGGTGAATCTTTCATCCGGCTTCAATATCATATTAAATGTTCCAGCCTCCTTTGTGCCATCATACCCACTTGCAAGAAGCTGTAGTGCACCATTCTCAGGCTGTATGTACCATAACATCGTGTCCTTGCTGGTGGCATTCTGGTGACATGGGATAATGACTTTGTGTCCTTCTAATACATTGATGTGCTGAGGCTGAAACACTTGGCCATATAATGTTTTaaaacctgaaaaagaaaataaagtttctACTACTAGGTTTCATTGTTGGCATTAAGCATAGCTCATAGGAACATAATACAATTGTTAAGTAAAATGCAGACTAAATGTCAATTCATTTTTTTGCTAATGTAATTTGTGTGTGTGATAGAGAAGAATGTTTTACTAAGTTACAGAAGTTTCAGAAATAATTTCAGAAGGTGAAACATTTCAATTGTGTTTTATATCGATCACAgacaaatagtgatggacgaatttattcgccaggcatggatttactgtgaattttcacattttgctgCCCTCGAATgattttgtgaaactgcggcaaaaaattCTTTGGCGAAAatatttgcagagacaaaaaaaatcaactcgtgcatgaaaattatttggatgtccatggactttaatgcatttggacaaaatagtgtggcgtataaaaattgacgattgtttaaaaaataattttgacacctattgacttcaatgcgttttgcaaattgttcaaagtttcacaaattttttcgccgtttcgctacAGGacagattttcccatcactacaGACAAATCTCCATTTAATGTACACAATGGGACAAAAGTAAACCCAGCATGTTTTACTGTGGATATCCTGGGTTGCTTAATAGCAATGCCTCTTAGTTAGTCTGTAAAGTACACAAATTAAAGGATAGaaagagtgttttttttattttactttgcaacAAAATAATATCAAAAAAGCACTAGTAAATATATCAATAAGCATTTCACATGATGCAGGAATGATAGCATAAGCAGCTAAAATGCAGAGACTGTCTTACCCAGTAGAAGAAGAATAAACAAGAGACAACTCATTGCTGTGTAGGAGAGGTGCTCCTGCATGATAACTGAAACATGTTCTTCTGACACAGAAAGACACTTCACTCTGACTTCCTGTTTCACACAACAAAATTAGAATTACAGATAGAGTCAGAAATattgtttttgccttttttaaaccaaagagtttttaaaaaaagctttgcatTCAGAGTTATATAGTAGCTATATGACcacatataaaaagatatttcttGTATTTTGATACTAAACTATGTACTGTAATAAATGCCAGTGTTGTATTTTTGTTGaatattgtgttattttatttaaaaaaacttacattttaattcTTTAATCATATTTTCAATAGTCAGTTCTATGGTAATGCAAAATAACTCATATGATGATTCTCTTTACAAAAGTGCCTGTACATTCTCTTGAAATTAAGTGTCTTTAGTAAGTGTTGGGGACTGGGTGTCTTGACTGATAAAATAAGTCTCATAAAAACTAATAAACGTGCCTCTTCATCACACAATATATCTTGTAAAATCACACATAGgtataaagctgtgtaatgatTTCACATGAATGCTTATccaagtgtaaaatgtaaaaccaaAAGAGTTGCTGAAAAAAACCTCTGGTTGAGTTATTATACTTTTTACATGACATTTTACATCAGTTTTAACACCAGACATCCTTAACTGAATTCTTTCCCTTGACTTCAATTGcttatgaaaataatgaaaaataatgtcaGGCATCAGACCGTgtgtaaaaaatacacaattttataaCTATGTGAATTTGCATTGTTAAAGTGTTTAGTTCTGCAATATCATATACATTACCCTACCTTTTTATAGAAGCTTCTTTGCATACTATTACAACTGTTCTTCACaagaaaaaaaggctcccatgttgccaatatctttcaaatttttatttcaacGCTGACCACACCAGCAAAATTCtactgaaaatttgtgaaaatgtttgcagctggcaaaacctcaaattttgctgcaaaactgtACCCAGCAAACAAAAGTTcaggttttataaataaatatatatatttattaattttacttGCTaagtcataaaaataataataaaacaataatttgtttttatttgactaAGATGAATAAATTGGCAGTCATAGAAATAACCCGTAACAATACATGCCCTTATCTTACTTACACTTACTTTCTTGCCTAGCACCTTCAGGAAAGCAGTTAGCTACATTTATCCCATAGATACACATTCTAATCAGCACCATGGACACCTCCTTCCATTTCTGCCTCCTATGGCAAAATTTACCCTTCACTCAGTTGGCATTTGCACAAACTTGTGTatccattttcattttagccttgTTTGCATGATCCTTGCCCAGTAACCATAAACAAAGTGCAGGACTAATAAAAGAGTCACCTAAAATATAACTTCCTCTTGCTGATGATATATGAATAGCAATGTAAACATGGTTCTATTTCTatttgatactgacactaaaaaattattcagaattttaatgtacatcaaaagttacctatagctcatgttgatcattttctCACTGAtagagctgcttttgtaagtaattgttacttaaagttcctaaacctgactgttttgccaacctgactgtcccttcttaacatgACAGTTAGGATTTCCtatgctgaagctcaaatatggcagcccccctcagagaggaacataggggatcagatgggtaatgtaaatgcatctgtaaatacttttatggcaacattattgatagcatgcaaagacaatattatgatagatgtaaaaaaaaggtttaatttctggtgtcagtatctctttaaggtagcCACAGATTTCGGATGAGATTCATGAAGCAGAGACTTCtaaaatatgtattcatttatttatttaaaatatttctttcctgaatctattttattttcagaaatattttggaaatacaGAAAAGGCAGTATTTGACCGTAAATGgaaattttttgcaatttatatacatgaaatatacaaatatacagtatatttataataaatgtataaatatgtacattttccACAAAGGATTTCAAAGTGAGTCaagcagcaaaagaaaaaaacaaacaacagaaAACAATATCCAGGGTGATACACAGGTTACCACCGTAACATTAGCTGGGAGCAATGGATAGAAATCAACATCAGTATTAGTAAacagtattaatattattactacagtattaaaaaactgtttaactgtataaaaataaaacaatattattccTTCATAATAGATGCTCCAGAATGGGCACTGTTGgctatatattatttaattactgtttttatttcttaGACCCCGTAATACAGTTTCCCGTAGAATTTTTTTAagtgcactcttcatttcctggTTCCTAAATGTATAGATAATTGGGTTGAGTAAAGGAGTCAGCACAGTATAGAACACAGAAATAAGTTTGTCTGCTGAATAATTTATAGGAGgcctcaaataaatataaatacatggtCCAAAGAAGAATGTGACAACCATAAGATGGGAAGCACATGTAGAGAAAGCTTTGAATCTCCTTTCTGTTGAGTTCATCTTCAAGACTGTGTTAATGATGCCAATGTAGGACATAAGCAATATCACAAAACAGACAAGCGATATCATCCCACTGTTGgctattataaacatatcaaTGAAGGAAGTGTCTGAACAGGCCAGCACAGCTAACGGATGAACATCACAAAAAAAATGGTTGATAGTATTGGGACCACAGAAAGGTAGTTGGTATGTCAGAAATGCTTGGGTGAACGAATGCAAGAAACCAGCTAGCCATGTAGATGCCACCATTCCCCAGCAAAATGTGTGGTTCATAATTGTGTGATATCTTAGGGGATTGCAAATTGCCACATAACGATCATACGCCATGAGAGTCAGTAAGAAGCAATCTGTGCCACCAAACATGTGAAGAAAGAAAAGCTGTGACATGCACTGGTTGAATGTAATAGCCTTGCTGTTTGTGATGACATTGCTGAGCATTTTAGGAATTGTTACTGTGGAATAAAAAATGTCCAGAACTGACAAGTTGCCCagtaaaaaatacattggagAGTGCAAGCGTGAATCCATGTAGACAGAGGCCATAATCAgaatgtttccagataatgttatGAAGTACAAAACCAAAAACAGTACAAAGAAACACACCTGCAATTCCAAAGACTGAGAAAACCCACTGAGGAAAAACATCTTAACTGTGCTTTGGTTTCCAGAATCCATTTCCTGTTTCTTGAAACCTAAATCAAATTATAGGGATTATATAAGTGTAGCCTGGAAAACACTATAAAATACAGCATCACAATAGCAACATGCTCAATGAGATTTCAGTGAGCAAGCCCTACCATCGTGCAATAGCCCTTGTTACCGCTAAAGTCTATAATCTATACAGTATTATTAAACATACCCTATATCATCTGGCTCATTATTTTGCTGGGATTAAATGGAAAACAACACTTCATGCTTGGGTTGAATTCCTTAGACCAATGCG
This region includes:
- the LOC108714906 gene encoding olfactory receptor 4Q2-like, whose product is MDSGNQSTVKMFFLSGFSQSLELQVCFFVLFLVLYFITLSGNILIMASVYMDSRLHSPMYFLLGNLSVLDIFYSTVTIPKMLSNVITNSKAITFNQCMSQLFFLHMFGGTDCFLLTLMAYDRYVAICNPLRYHTIMNHTFCWGMVASTWLAGFLHSFTQAFLTYQLPFCGPNTINHFFCDVHPLAVLACSDTSFIDMFIIANSGMISLVCFVILLMSYIGIINTVLKMNSTERRFKAFSTCASHLMVVTFFFGPCIYIYLRPPINYSADKLISVFYTVLTPLLNPIIYTFRNQEMKSALKKILRETVLRGLRNKNSN